The sequence GTATCACTCGCAGTATTTTCCACACTGGCGTTTGGCGTCGCTGGATCTGCCACGGCACAGATATCTGGCGATACAATCAAGATTGGCTTTATTACCGATATGTCGAGTGTGTATTCGGATATTGATGGCCCTGGCGGTGCAGAAGCAATCAGAATGGCTATCGCTGATATGGGTGGAAGCATTAACGGCAAAAAAATCGAATTAATCGTGGCCGACCATCAAAATAAAGCGGACATTGCATCAAGCAAAGCGCGCGAATGGTTTGATCAGCAAGGCCTGGATATGTTGATCGGTGGGACCAATTCCGGCACTGCGCTGGCGATGGCAAAAATTGCTGCTGAAAAGAAGAAGCCATTTTTTGAAATCGGCGCGGGTAGCACACGTTTGACTAACGAAGAGTGCACGCCTTACACGGTGCATTACGCGTATGACACCTATGCATTGGCTAATGGAACAGGTTCTGCAGTCGTCAAGCAAGGCGGTAAAAGCTGGTATTTTCTGACCGCTGATTATGCGTTTGGAAACTCGCTGGAAAAAGATACAACAGCCGTGGTGAAGGCATCAGGCGGAACTGTTTTAGGTGCAGTCAAGCATCCGTTAAATGCATCTGATTTTTCTTCATTCCTGTTGCAGGCACAAGCATCCAAAGCGCAAATTATTGGATTGGCAAACGCCGGTGGCGACACCATTAATGCGGTCAAAGCAGCAAACGAATTTGGTATTACCAAGACTGCCAAACTGGCAGGTTTACTGGTCTTTATCAATGATATTCATTCGCTGACATTGAAGCAGACCCAGGGAATGTATTTGACCGATAGTTGGTATTGGGATCAAAACGATGAATCACGTGCCTGGGCCAAGCGATATTTTTCAAAAATGAAAAAAGAGCCATCGAGCTTGCAAGCAGCCGACTATTCTGCGGCCACGCAATATCTGAATGCAGTGAAAGCCATCGGTACCGATGATGGTGAAAAAGTGATGGCACAGTTGCGCAAGACAAAATTTAACGACATGTACACCAAAGGCGCCTACTTGCGCCCTGACGGACGCGTGGTGCATGACATGACCTTGTATCAGGTTAAGGCACCGGCAGAGTCAAAGTATCCATGGGATTATCTCAATAAAATTCAAACAATCCCTGCGGAAAAAGCATTTATGTCTAAAGCAGATTCTAAATGCGCGACTTGGAAATAATTGATGTAGTTGATATTAGCAGGTAGCAGGATTTTTGATATTTGTTAATACGATGCTCTTTGTCGCTGAATAAGCTGCAACTGAATTACAACTAAGTCCGTCACTCACGGCATGTCGTTTGCCTGACGCAATATGCGTCGTGAAACATATGCCTGAGTATTTTTTTATGATTCATCACTATTCCAGTTCTGTCCAAAATTCTTCTGCCGTCATGCTTAAAGTGAGCTTAGGCGTCAGCAAGGATACTGTTAGCTGAAGTAATCGGTAAGTAACCTGTTGTCAGGTATATTCTCGATTAATTTGACGAAAATTCAGGACCGAATTGAGTGTGATTTTATGATGACATTGCCATGGAATTGTTCGGCATCCCTCTGCAAGCCTTGATGAGTCAGCTACTGCTGGGCTTGGTCAATGGTTCTTTTTACGCCATGTTATCGCTCGGCCTGGCGGTAATCTTTGGCTTACTTAATGTAATTAATTTTGCGCACGGTGCGTTGTACATGATGGGCGCATTTTTGGCCTGGATCGGATTGTCTTATTTTAATCTGAACTATTGGGTCATGCTCGGTCTGGCACCGTTGATCGTTGGTGTTTTCGGCATCATCATCGAAAAAACCATGTTGCGCTGGCTGTACAAACTTGACCATCTTTATGGTCTGTTGCTGACCTTCGGTATTACGTTGATGGTAGAAGGTATTTTTCGCTCGTTTTACGGGGTTTCCGGTCAACCGTATTCGGTCCCTGACTTGCTGAGCGGTGCGACTGATATCGGATTTATGATATTGCCAAACTACCGTGCGTGGGTCGTATTTGCGTCGCTAGTCGTTTGTTTTGCGACCTGGTTTGTCATCGAAAAAACTAAGCTTGGCGCCTATTTGCGTGCTGGTACGGAGAACCCAAAACTGGTTGAGGCTTTTGGTATCAACGTGCCATTGATGGTGACACTCACCTACGGTTTCGGTGGTGCGTTGGCTGCCTTTGCCGGCGTGCTGGCGGCGCCGGTCATTCAAGTCTCTCCGTTGATGGGTTCCAATCTTATTATCGTTGTTTTCGCGGTGGTAGTGATTGGCGGCATGGGTTCAATCATGGGCTCTATCATTACTGGATTAGCGTTGGGTGTCATTGAAGGTCTGACGCGTGTTTTTTATCCCGAAGCATCGGCTACCGTGGTCTTTATTGTCATGGCAATCGTTTTGATGATTCGTCCTGCTGGTTTGTTCGGCAAGGAAAAATAGAAAATGAGCTATTCCGTGCGCTATTACCTCTCGGTAAAAAAACGCTATAACAAACAAGTTATCAACGACGCTAATCGTATGCAAGGATGGTCAGCATGAATAAAAAAGTTTTCTATGGTGTGATATTGATCGCCGCGCTGGCAGCGCCGTTTGGTATCTATCCCGTATTTTTGATGAAAGTATTGTGCTTTGCATTGTTTGCATGTGCTTTCAATTTGCTGATTGGTTTTACTGGTTTGCTGTCGTTCGGTCATGCTGCGTTTTTCGGCGGTGCCGGTTATGTTGCTGGTTATACGTTGACGAAATTGGGCTTGCCAAC is a genomic window of Glaciimonas sp. CA11.2 containing:
- a CDS encoding ABC transporter substrate-binding protein translates to MKLKAVSLAVFSTLAFGVAGSATAQISGDTIKIGFITDMSSVYSDIDGPGGAEAIRMAIADMGGSINGKKIELIVADHQNKADIASSKAREWFDQQGLDMLIGGTNSGTALAMAKIAAEKKKPFFEIGAGSTRLTNEECTPYTVHYAYDTYALANGTGSAVVKQGGKSWYFLTADYAFGNSLEKDTTAVVKASGGTVLGAVKHPLNASDFSSFLLQAQASKAQIIGLANAGGDTINAVKAANEFGITKTAKLAGLLVFINDIHSLTLKQTQGMYLTDSWYWDQNDESRAWAKRYFSKMKKEPSSLQAADYSAATQYLNAVKAIGTDDGEKVMAQLRKTKFNDMYTKGAYLRPDGRVVHDMTLYQVKAPAESKYPWDYLNKIQTIPAEKAFMSKADSKCATWK
- a CDS encoding branched-chain amino acid ABC transporter permease, producing the protein MELFGIPLQALMSQLLLGLVNGSFYAMLSLGLAVIFGLLNVINFAHGALYMMGAFLAWIGLSYFNLNYWVMLGLAPLIVGVFGIIIEKTMLRWLYKLDHLYGLLLTFGITLMVEGIFRSFYGVSGQPYSVPDLLSGATDIGFMILPNYRAWVVFASLVVCFATWFVIEKTKLGAYLRAGTENPKLVEAFGINVPLMVTLTYGFGGALAAFAGVLAAPVIQVSPLMGSNLIIVVFAVVVIGGMGSIMGSIITGLALGVIEGLTRVFYPEASATVVFIVMAIVLMIRPAGLFGKEK